In Curtobacterium sp. MCPF17_002, one genomic interval encodes:
- a CDS encoding ABC transporter permease encodes MNGVRDFSPTVLVAALGTTFGSALVIAPGIVTEALGAAGFADLAPVKAILDVVGWLFLGIALYVGAIVTANTCATLIAGQTRIIALQRLVGATGATLRARITRTGLVVGLLGGLVGAVAGTALSALFVVVLRGNGFLPDTTYTLVPWQLVLPVVAVVLATWGAFGVGSRRVLTVTPLEALSSSIEPSHDDVRSGTARRVWAIVLIGGGAVLMVVGLLGSAVSPVAVLPAALGGFVSFAGIAVGATIVMPPVLSLIGRIGAKDPVVLLAGRNAMRAPGRSSRATIGLVIGVTLLVTFAVALGMMQRVLEAQLRGQLQGGSPEQLQGMQDFFVQVNAVVSVIVGFSAVIAAVGVVNALALGVLQRRRELGLLRVLGLTGAQVRRMIVTEAVQMVVAAVLTGLVLGTFYGWVGGQTLLGSLGSPGAPVLPTMTIAIVVVGALVLAVTATVAPVRRAMRVPPTEALAVD; translated from the coding sequence GTGAACGGCGTCCGCGACTTCTCGCCCACCGTCCTCGTCGCGGCGCTCGGCACCACCTTCGGGTCCGCGCTCGTGATCGCTCCCGGCATCGTGACCGAGGCGCTCGGGGCCGCGGGCTTCGCCGACCTCGCCCCGGTGAAGGCCATCCTCGACGTCGTCGGGTGGCTGTTCCTCGGCATCGCGCTGTACGTCGGCGCCATCGTCACGGCGAACACCTGCGCGACGCTCATCGCCGGTCAGACGCGGATCATCGCGCTCCAGCGGCTCGTCGGGGCCACCGGGGCGACGCTCCGCGCCCGCATCACCCGGACCGGCCTGGTCGTCGGCCTGCTCGGCGGACTCGTCGGCGCGGTCGCGGGGACGGCCCTCTCGGCGCTGTTCGTCGTCGTCCTCCGTGGCAACGGCTTCCTGCCCGACACCACGTACACGCTCGTCCCGTGGCAGCTCGTCCTGCCGGTCGTCGCCGTCGTCCTCGCCACCTGGGGTGCGTTCGGTGTCGGGTCACGCCGGGTCCTCACGGTCACGCCGCTCGAGGCACTGTCGTCGAGCATCGAGCCGAGCCACGACGACGTCCGTTCCGGCACGGCCCGCAGGGTCTGGGCGATCGTGCTCATCGGCGGTGGGGCGGTGCTCATGGTCGTCGGGCTGCTCGGCAGCGCCGTGTCACCCGTGGCGGTCCTGCCGGCGGCCCTCGGCGGCTTCGTGTCCTTCGCCGGGATCGCCGTCGGCGCCACGATCGTGATGCCCCCGGTGCTGTCGCTGATCGGGCGGATCGGGGCGAAGGACCCGGTCGTGCTGCTCGCCGGGCGGAACGCGATGCGGGCGCCGGGGCGGTCCTCGCGGGCCACGATCGGGCTCGTCATCGGGGTCACCCTGCTGGTCACCTTCGCGGTGGCGCTCGGGATGATGCAGCGCGTGCTCGAAGCGCAGCTCCGTGGGCAGCTCCAGGGCGGCAGCCCCGAACAGCTGCAGGGGATGCAGGACTTCTTCGTGCAGGTCAACGCCGTCGTCAGCGTCATCGTCGGGTTCTCCGCCGTGATCGCCGCCGTGGGGGTCGTCAACGCGTTGGCCCTCGGGGTGCTGCAGCGCCGTCGCGAGCTCGGGCTCCTGCGGGTGCTCGGCCTCACCGGCGCGCAGGTCCGCCGGATGATCGTCACCGAGGCCGTGCAGATGGTCGTGGCCGCGGTCCTCACCGGGCTCGTGCTCGGGACCTTCTACGGGTGGGTCGGCGGGCAGACGCTCCTCGGGTCGCTCGGCTCGCCCGGGGCACCGGTGCTGCCGACGATGACGATCGCGATCGTGGTGGTCGGGGCGCTCGTGCTGGCGGTCACCGCGACCGTCGCCCCGGTACGACGAGCGATGCGGGTCCCGCCGACGGAGGCGCTGGCCGTCGACTGA
- the leuA gene encoding 2-isopropylmalate synthase has protein sequence MQNTQRPSGMPIHKYVPFHEQITVELPDRTWPTKRIDKAPRWCAVDLRDGNQALIDPMDAERKRAMFDLLVRMGYKEIEVGFPSASQTDFDFVRSLIDEGAIPDDVTIQVLTQAREHLIQRTYEAIDGAKQAIVHLYNSTSIVQREVVFRTDVQGVVDIAVSGAKLCKAAEATLQHDTTVYYEYSPESYTGTELEVALEICNAVLEVFEPTPDRKVIINLPATVEMATPNVYADSIEWMSRNLAHREDVILSLHPHNDRGTAVAAAELGYMAGADRIEGCLFGNGERTGNVDLVALGMNLFTQGIDPEISFADIDQIKRTVEYCNQLPVPERQPWAGDLVYTAFSGSHQDAINKGFDAMKAKAEAAGKTIDEVEWAVPYLPVDPKDIGRSYEAVIRVNSQSGKGGVAYLLKTDHAIDLPRKLQIEFSGVVQQRTDTEGGEFSSDKIWDLFRDEYLPAPVDEDKWGRYEITKTATSSDFDGTTKLSVAMRVDEGSVSSDAVGTGPIDAFLSVMRDQGVDVTLYDYSEHTMSASGDAKAASYVELDVDGVRLWGVGIDADISTASLKAIVSAVNRAVRAGAASGAAELVSA, from the coding sequence ATGCAGAACACGCAGCGCCCCTCCGGGATGCCGATCCACAAGTACGTCCCCTTCCACGAGCAGATCACCGTCGAGCTGCCCGACCGCACCTGGCCGACGAAGCGCATCGACAAGGCCCCGCGCTGGTGCGCCGTCGACCTGCGTGACGGCAACCAGGCGCTCATCGACCCGATGGACGCCGAGCGCAAGCGCGCCATGTTCGACCTCCTCGTCCGGATGGGCTACAAGGAGATCGAGGTCGGGTTCCCGAGCGCCTCGCAGACCGACTTCGACTTCGTCCGCAGCCTCATCGACGAGGGCGCCATCCCCGACGACGTCACCATCCAGGTGCTGACGCAGGCGCGCGAGCACCTCATCCAGCGCACCTACGAGGCGATCGACGGCGCCAAGCAGGCCATCGTGCACCTGTACAACTCCACGTCGATCGTCCAGCGCGAGGTCGTCTTCCGCACCGACGTGCAGGGCGTCGTCGACATCGCGGTCTCCGGCGCGAAGCTCTGCAAGGCCGCCGAGGCAACGCTGCAGCACGACACGACGGTCTACTACGAGTACTCGCCGGAGTCCTACACGGGCACCGAGCTCGAGGTCGCGCTCGAGATCTGCAACGCCGTGCTCGAGGTCTTCGAGCCGACCCCGGACCGCAAGGTCATCATCAACCTGCCCGCCACGGTCGAGATGGCGACGCCGAACGTCTACGCCGACTCGATCGAGTGGATGTCCCGCAACCTCGCCCACCGTGAGGACGTCATCCTGTCGCTGCACCCGCACAACGACCGCGGCACCGCCGTCGCGGCCGCCGAGCTCGGGTACATGGCCGGCGCCGACCGCATCGAGGGCTGCCTGTTCGGCAACGGGGAGCGCACCGGCAACGTCGACCTCGTCGCCCTCGGCATGAACCTGTTCACCCAGGGCATCGACCCCGAGATCAGCTTCGCCGACATCGACCAGATCAAGCGCACCGTCGAGTACTGCAACCAGCTGCCCGTCCCGGAGCGCCAGCCGTGGGCCGGTGACCTCGTCTACACGGCGTTCAGCGGTTCGCACCAGGACGCCATCAACAAGGGCTTCGACGCGATGAAGGCCAAGGCCGAGGCTGCGGGCAAGACCATCGACGAGGTCGAGTGGGCCGTGCCGTACCTGCCCGTCGACCCGAAGGACATCGGCCGCTCGTACGAGGCCGTCATCCGCGTCAACTCGCAGTCCGGCAAGGGCGGCGTCGCGTACCTGCTCAAGACCGACCACGCCATCGACCTGCCCCGCAAGCTGCAGATCGAGTTCTCCGGCGTCGTGCAGCAGCGCACCGACACCGAGGGCGGCGAGTTCAGCTCCGACAAGATCTGGGACCTGTTCCGCGACGAGTACCTGCCGGCGCCCGTCGACGAGGACAAGTGGGGCCGCTACGAGATCACGAAGACGGCGACGTCGAGCGACTTCGACGGCACGACCAAGCTGTCGGTCGCGATGCGCGTCGACGAGGGCTCGGTGAGCTCGGACGCCGTGGGCACCGGGCCGATCGACGCGTTCCTGTCGGTGATGCGCGACCAGGGCGTCGACGTCACGCTGTACGACTACTCGGAGCACACGATGAGCGCCTCGGGTGACGCGAAGGCGGCGTCCTACGTCGAGCTCGACGTCGACGGGGTGCGTCTCTGGGGCGTCGGGATCGACGCGGACATCTCGACCGCGTCGCTCAAGGCGATCGTGTCCGCGGTGAACCGCGCGGTCCGTGCCGGCGCCGCGTCCGGTGCGGCGGAGCTCGTCTCCGCGTAG
- the recO gene encoding DNA repair protein RecO: MPLYRDECVVLRTHKLGEADRIVTMLSRQHGKIRAVAKGVRRTASKFGSRLEPFMVVDAQFYEGRSLDIVTQAESLGSYGAQIVADYGAYTAASAMVETADRLSEADAGLQQYLLLVGALRSLSRGEHVASATLDSYLLRAMSIAGWAPSFSDCAVTGAPGPHSAFVVQLGGVVADGAAPPGSPRLDPTTLSLLGSLLAGDWRTVDDADERSRSRASGVVAAYAQWHLERSLKSLPHVDRSEHPAQVPAHDGPAHDSVAATAKAVAATPAPAVPHPDDPADDGHLAAADHRHATEGTPTA, encoded by the coding sequence ATGCCGCTGTACCGGGACGAGTGCGTCGTGCTCCGCACCCACAAGCTCGGCGAGGCGGACCGCATCGTCACCATGCTCAGCCGGCAGCACGGCAAGATCCGTGCCGTCGCGAAGGGCGTCCGGCGGACCGCATCGAAGTTCGGCAGCCGGCTCGAGCCGTTCATGGTCGTGGACGCCCAGTTCTACGAGGGCCGTTCGCTCGACATCGTCACGCAGGCCGAGTCGCTCGGGTCCTACGGGGCGCAGATCGTGGCCGACTACGGCGCGTACACCGCTGCGAGCGCCATGGTCGAGACCGCCGACCGCCTCAGCGAAGCGGACGCCGGACTCCAGCAGTACCTGCTGCTCGTCGGTGCACTGCGTTCGCTCTCCCGCGGTGAGCACGTGGCCAGCGCCACGCTGGACTCGTACCTGCTCCGGGCGATGAGCATCGCGGGGTGGGCGCCCTCGTTCTCGGACTGCGCCGTCACCGGAGCCCCCGGTCCGCACTCGGCCTTCGTCGTCCAGCTCGGCGGTGTCGTGGCGGACGGTGCGGCGCCTCCCGGATCGCCGCGACTCGACCCGACGACCCTGTCGCTCCTCGGTTCCCTGCTCGCCGGCGACTGGAGGACCGTCGACGACGCCGACGAACGGTCGAGGTCACGGGCCTCCGGCGTGGTCGCCGCCTACGCCCAGTGGCACCTGGAACGATCCCTCAAGTCCCTGCCGCACGTGGACCGCAGCGAGCACCCCGCCCAGGTCCCGGCCCACGACGGACCCGCGCACGACAGCGTCGCGGCGACGGCCAAGGCGGTCGCGGCGACCCCGGCTCCGGCCGTGCCCCACCCCGACGACCCGGCGGACGACGGACACCTCGCTGCTGCCGACCACCGACACGCCACCGAAGGAACCCCCACCGCATGA
- a CDS encoding isoprenyl transferase — MSPRRSDAAEPFRPIDWTGETPPAIPQRFVPRHVAIVMDGNGRWANGRGLTRIEGHKAGEASLLDVVAGGIQIGVKHISAYAFSTENWKRSPEEVRFLMGFNRDVIRRRRDQLNEWGVRVRWAGRRPRLWRSVIDELETAEQMTAGNDVLTLTMCVNYGGRNEIADAVRSLAEDVAAGRLKPSQVTEKALAKRLYVPEMPDVDLFLRSSGEQRTSNFLLWQSAYAEMVFLDRLWPDFRRSDLWGAVEQYARRDRRFGGAVDTPTA, encoded by the coding sequence ATGAGCCCCCGCCGATCCGACGCCGCCGAACCCTTCCGGCCGATCGACTGGACCGGGGAGACCCCGCCCGCGATCCCGCAGCGGTTCGTCCCCCGGCACGTGGCGATCGTGATGGACGGCAACGGCCGCTGGGCGAACGGCCGCGGGCTCACCCGGATCGAGGGGCACAAGGCGGGCGAGGCCTCGCTCCTCGACGTCGTCGCCGGCGGGATCCAGATCGGCGTCAAGCACATCTCGGCGTACGCGTTCTCGACCGAGAACTGGAAGCGCTCCCCGGAGGAGGTCCGCTTCCTGATGGGCTTCAACCGCGATGTGATCCGCCGTCGCCGCGACCAGCTGAACGAGTGGGGCGTGCGGGTGCGGTGGGCCGGACGGCGTCCGCGACTCTGGCGGAGCGTGATCGACGAGCTCGAGACCGCGGAGCAGATGACGGCGGGCAACGACGTGCTGACGCTGACGATGTGCGTCAACTACGGCGGCCGGAACGAGATCGCCGACGCCGTGCGGTCCCTGGCCGAGGACGTCGCTGCGGGGCGGCTCAAGCCGAGTCAGGTCACCGAGAAGGCCCTCGCGAAGCGGCTGTACGTGCCGGAGATGCCCGACGTCGACCTCTTCCTCCGGAGTTCGGGGGAGCAGCGCACGAGCAACTTCCTGTTGTGGCAGTCCGCCTACGCCGAGATGGTGTTCCTCGACCGGCTCTGGCCGGACTTCCGGCGGAGCGACCTCTGGGGCGCGGTGGAGCAGTACGCGCGGCGCGACCGGCGCTTCGGTGGCGCGGTCGACACGCCCACCGCCTGA
- a CDS encoding glycine--tRNA ligase, with translation MAQPSRLDSVIALAKGRGFVFQSGEIYGGSRSAWDYGPLGVELKENIKRQWWQRFVRGRGDMVGLDSAVILPRKVWEASGHVATFTDPLVECLHCHHRFREDHLIEAFEAKKNRAPEGGMAEIACPNCGTRGQWTEPREFSGMLKTYLGPVESEEGLNFLRPETAQGIFVDFAQVVTTSRMKPPFGIGQVGKAFRNEITPGNFIFRTREFEQMEIEYFVPPASAEEHYEQWIADSVVFFTDLGIDPENLRRFDVPDGERAHYSDATADIEYRFGFAGTEWGELMGVANRTDFDLNNHIESSGKDLRYFDQAANEKYVPYVIEPSFGLTRALMAFLLDAYHEDEAPNAKGGVDKRTVLRLDPRLAPVKAAVLPLSRNEQLSPVARGLADDLRKYWNVDFDDAGAIGRRYRRHDEIGTPFCITVDFDTLEDKAVTVRERDTMSQERVALDQLQGYLAARLLGA, from the coding sequence TTGGCTCAGCCCTCCCGTCTCGACTCGGTCATCGCCCTCGCGAAAGGCCGAGGGTTCGTCTTCCAGTCGGGGGAGATCTACGGCGGATCGCGCTCCGCATGGGACTACGGGCCCCTCGGCGTCGAGCTGAAGGAGAACATCAAGCGCCAGTGGTGGCAGCGGTTCGTCCGCGGTCGCGGCGACATGGTCGGCCTCGACTCGGCCGTCATCCTGCCCCGCAAGGTGTGGGAGGCCTCCGGGCACGTCGCGACGTTCACCGACCCGCTCGTCGAGTGCCTGCACTGCCACCACCGCTTCCGCGAGGACCACCTCATCGAGGCGTTCGAGGCGAAGAAGAACCGCGCTCCCGAGGGCGGCATGGCCGAGATCGCGTGCCCGAACTGCGGGACCCGCGGCCAGTGGACCGAGCCGCGTGAGTTCTCCGGCATGCTCAAGACCTACCTCGGCCCGGTGGAGTCCGAGGAGGGCCTGAACTTCCTCCGCCCCGAGACCGCGCAGGGCATCTTCGTCGACTTCGCGCAGGTCGTCACGACCAGCCGCATGAAGCCCCCGTTCGGCATCGGCCAGGTCGGCAAGGCGTTCCGGAACGAGATCACACCGGGGAACTTCATCTTCCGGACGCGCGAGTTCGAGCAGATGGAGATCGAGTACTTCGTGCCGCCGGCTTCCGCCGAGGAGCACTACGAGCAGTGGATCGCCGACTCGGTCGTGTTCTTCACCGACCTCGGCATCGACCCGGAGAACCTCCGTCGCTTCGACGTGCCGGACGGGGAGCGCGCGCACTACTCCGACGCCACGGCCGACATCGAGTACCGCTTCGGCTTCGCGGGCACCGAGTGGGGCGAGCTCATGGGGGTCGCGAACCGCACCGACTTCGACCTCAACAACCACATCGAGTCGTCCGGCAAGGACCTCCGCTACTTCGACCAGGCCGCCAACGAGAAGTACGTGCCGTACGTCATCGAGCCGTCGTTCGGTCTCACGCGTGCGCTCATGGCGTTCCTGCTCGACGCCTACCACGAGGACGAGGCCCCGAACGCGAAGGGCGGCGTCGACAAGCGCACGGTCCTCCGGCTCGACCCGCGTCTGGCGCCGGTCAAGGCCGCGGTCCTGCCGCTGTCCCGGAACGAGCAGCTCTCGCCGGTCGCCCGCGGCCTCGCCGACGACCTCCGCAAGTACTGGAACGTCGACTTCGACGACGCCGGTGCGATCGGTCGCCGCTACCGTCGCCACGACGAGATCGGCACGCCGTTCTGCATCACGGTCGACTTCGACACGCTCGAGGACAAGGCCGTCACGGTGCGCGAGCGCGACACGATGTCGCAGGAGCGTGTGGCGCTCGACCAGCTGCAGGGGTACCTGGCGGCACGACTGCTCGGCGCGTAG
- a CDS encoding DsbA family oxidoreductase has product MNDSVKVDVWSDIACPWCYIGKRKFEAGVAAFASSPDARPVEVEYHSFELSPDTPLDFEGTEAEFLSRHKGMPVDQAQQMLDQVTGIAASVGLAYDFEAMHHTNTVKAHQVIHLAKQQGKQLEMVERLFAAYFERGEHVGHDASLASLAAEVGLDPDEVLATLRDDSQLAAVRADQEQAQAFGINGVPFFVIDGKYGVSGAQDPSAFEQVLTQVVALRETTR; this is encoded by the coding sequence GTGAACGACTCCGTGAAGGTCGATGTCTGGTCCGACATCGCCTGCCCCTGGTGCTACATCGGCAAGCGGAAGTTCGAGGCCGGCGTCGCCGCCTTCGCGTCCTCGCCCGATGCCCGTCCCGTCGAGGTCGAGTACCACTCCTTCGAGCTGAGCCCCGACACCCCCCTCGACTTCGAGGGCACCGAGGCCGAGTTCCTCTCCCGCCACAAGGGCATGCCCGTCGACCAGGCGCAGCAGATGCTCGACCAGGTCACGGGCATCGCCGCCTCGGTCGGCCTCGCCTACGACTTCGAGGCGATGCACCACACCAACACGGTGAAGGCGCACCAGGTCATCCACCTCGCCAAGCAGCAGGGCAAGCAGCTCGAGATGGTCGAGCGGCTCTTCGCCGCCTACTTCGAGCGCGGTGAGCACGTCGGGCACGACGCGTCGCTCGCGTCCCTCGCCGCCGAGGTCGGACTCGACCCCGACGAGGTCCTCGCCACCCTCCGCGACGACTCGCAGCTCGCGGCGGTGCGCGCCGACCAGGAGCAGGCGCAGGCGTTCGGCATCAACGGCGTCCCGTTCTTCGTCATCGACGGCAAGTACGGCGTCTCCGGCGCGCAGGACCCGTCCGCGTTCGAGCAGGTGCTCACCCAGGTGGTCGCGTTGCGGGAGACGACCCGATGA
- a CDS encoding YbaK/EbsC family protein — protein sequence MTTDATTRFDADATARGLRVEVTERPAADSLHEAAALLGIEPGDIVKTLVVKRHDGGFLLALVPGGRAIAWKKLRTVVGVNKLSMPDAATALEASGYERGTITPIGATGDLPVYADERITGRRVALGAGRHGASAFVDADDLITAYGATVADITDEEPQRA from the coding sequence ATGACGACCGACGCCACCACCAGGTTCGACGCCGACGCGACCGCCCGCGGCCTCCGGGTCGAGGTCACCGAGCGGCCCGCGGCGGACTCCCTGCACGAGGCCGCTGCCCTGCTCGGGATCGAACCGGGCGACATCGTCAAGACCCTGGTCGTCAAGCGCCACGACGGCGGCTTCCTGCTCGCCCTGGTGCCCGGCGGTCGCGCCATCGCGTGGAAGAAGCTCCGCACCGTCGTCGGCGTGAACAAGCTGTCGATGCCCGACGCCGCCACGGCGCTCGAGGCCTCCGGCTACGAGCGCGGCACGATCACGCCGATCGGCGCGACGGGCGACCTGCCGGTCTACGCCGACGAGCGCATCACCGGTCGCCGTGTCGCGCTCGGTGCCGGTCGACACGGCGCGAGCGCCTTCGTCGACGCCGATGACCTCATCACGGCGTACGGCGCGACGGTCGCCGACATCACCGACGAAGAACCGCAGCGCGCCTGA
- the dusB gene encoding tRNA dihydrouridine synthase DusB produces the protein MTITQAPRKPLRIGPIEVDVPVVLAPMAGITNMAYRRLCREYGAGLYVCEMITSRALVERTPVSMQLIQHHESETPRSIQLYGVEPNTVAEAASILVGEDRADHIDLNFGCPVPKVTRKGGGAALPWKLELFRELVTKTVRAAGDVPVTVKMRKGIDSDHLTYLDAARIARDAGVAAVSLHARTANEHYSGHADWSAIATLKETVTDIPILGNGDIWSAADALRMVDETGADGVVVGRGCLGRPWLFGDLAAAFRGEGLRYMPSLGEVADGFRRHAELLVEFFGSEEHGCRDIRKHVAWYFKGYPIGSDVRSGLAMVSSLQEIDDLLAQLDHDAPYPGADAEGPRGRAGHPKRTALPDRWLESRDVDAAFRQVLAAAELHHSGG, from the coding sequence ATGACGATCACACAAGCCCCCCGGAAGCCCTTGCGCATCGGCCCCATCGAGGTCGACGTGCCGGTCGTGCTCGCGCCGATGGCGGGCATCACGAACATGGCGTACCGCCGGCTCTGCCGCGAGTACGGCGCCGGGCTGTACGTGTGCGAGATGATCACCTCGCGTGCGCTCGTCGAGCGGACCCCCGTGTCGATGCAGCTCATCCAGCACCACGAGTCCGAGACCCCGCGGTCGATCCAGCTGTACGGGGTCGAGCCGAACACCGTCGCCGAGGCAGCGTCGATCCTGGTCGGCGAGGACCGCGCGGACCACATCGACCTCAACTTCGGGTGCCCGGTGCCGAAGGTCACGCGGAAGGGCGGCGGAGCGGCACTGCCGTGGAAGCTCGAGCTCTTCCGCGAACTCGTCACGAAGACCGTGCGCGCCGCCGGGGACGTCCCCGTCACGGTGAAGATGCGCAAGGGCATCGACAGCGACCACCTGACCTACCTCGACGCCGCCCGCATCGCGCGTGACGCCGGCGTCGCGGCCGTCTCGCTGCACGCCCGCACCGCGAACGAGCACTACTCCGGGCACGCCGACTGGTCGGCGATCGCCACCCTCAAGGAGACCGTCACCGACATCCCGATCCTCGGCAACGGCGACATCTGGTCCGCGGCCGACGCCCTCCGCATGGTCGACGAGACCGGAGCCGACGGCGTCGTCGTCGGGCGCGGGTGCCTCGGCCGGCCGTGGCTGTTCGGCGACCTCGCGGCGGCGTTCCGCGGCGAGGGCCTCCGGTACATGCCGTCCCTCGGCGAAGTGGCCGACGGGTTCCGCCGGCACGCCGAACTGCTCGTCGAGTTCTTCGGTTCGGAAGAGCACGGCTGCCGCGACATCCGGAAGCACGTGGCCTGGTACTTCAAGGGGTACCCGATCGGCAGCGACGTCCGGTCCGGGCTCGCGATGGTGTCGAGCCTGCAGGAGATCGACGACCTGCTCGCGCAGCTCGACCACGACGCACCGTACCCGGGCGCCGACGCCGAGGGGCCGCGCGGTCGTGCCGGTCACCCGAAGCGCACCGCCCTGCCCGACCGCTGGCTCGAGTCGCGCGACGTCGACGCTGCCTTCCGCCAGGTCCTCGCCGCCGCCGAGCTGCACCACAGCGGCGGATGA
- a CDS encoding deoxyguanosinetriphosphate triphosphohydrolase, with product MSATSSYGPADAERWLPETHGNRRSDFARDRARLLHSSALRRLAAKTQVLSPTTGLDFARNRLTHSLEVAQVGRELADQLGLDPDVVDTACLAHDIGHPPFGHNGETAVNAWATGIGGFEGNAQTLRLLTRLEPKVYGPRSGATGDRPYGLNLTRASLDASCKYPWPAAQGVSEASSGRTKFGFYDDDHDAFEWLRAGAPRRQRCIEAQVMDLSDDIAYSVHDFEDAVVAGFIDVAALGDRVGENDIVSAMHAWVGSDLSRDELLEAFDRLRSLPLWMTSYDGSRQDAARLKNLTSQLIGRFARTATTATRESYASGSLVRFAASVVTPPEIIGEIAVLKGIVAAFVMTHGDRQPVYEEQRRILTELLDALAASGSADLEPGFAADWRAASDDDGRLRAVVDQVASLTDQGALAWHKRLVVGEHEAVHIPV from the coding sequence ATGAGCGCCACGTCCTCGTACGGGCCCGCCGACGCCGAGCGCTGGCTGCCCGAGACGCACGGCAACCGCCGGTCCGACTTCGCGCGCGACCGCGCCCGGCTGCTGCACTCCAGCGCACTCCGACGCCTCGCCGCGAAGACCCAGGTCCTCAGCCCGACGACGGGGCTCGACTTCGCGCGGAACCGTCTGACGCACTCGCTCGAGGTCGCGCAGGTCGGCCGTGAGCTCGCCGACCAGCTCGGGCTCGACCCCGACGTGGTGGACACCGCCTGCCTCGCGCACGACATCGGGCACCCGCCGTTCGGGCACAACGGCGAGACGGCCGTGAACGCCTGGGCCACGGGCATCGGCGGGTTCGAGGGGAACGCGCAGACGCTCCGGCTCCTCACCCGGCTCGAGCCGAAGGTCTACGGGCCGCGCTCCGGCGCGACCGGCGACCGTCCGTACGGGCTCAACCTGACCCGAGCATCGTTGGACGCCAGCTGCAAGTACCCGTGGCCGGCCGCGCAGGGCGTGTCCGAGGCATCGTCCGGCCGCACCAAGTTCGGCTTCTACGACGACGACCACGACGCCTTCGAGTGGCTGCGCGCGGGTGCTCCCCGTCGCCAGCGCTGCATCGAAGCGCAGGTGATGGACCTCTCCGACGACATCGCGTACTCCGTGCACGACTTCGAGGACGCCGTCGTCGCGGGCTTCATCGACGTCGCGGCGCTGGGTGATCGTGTCGGCGAGAACGACATCGTGTCGGCGATGCACGCCTGGGTCGGGTCGGACCTCAGTCGTGACGAACTGCTCGAGGCGTTCGACCGGCTGCGGTCGCTGCCGCTGTGGATGACGTCCTACGACGGCTCCCGGCAGGACGCGGCACGGCTGAAGAACCTCACCTCGCAGCTCATCGGGCGCTTCGCGCGCACGGCGACCACCGCGACGCGCGAGTCTTACGCGTCCGGGTCCCTCGTCCGGTTCGCGGCCTCGGTCGTGACGCCGCCGGAGATCATCGGGGAGATCGCCGTGCTCAAGGGGATCGTCGCGGCGTTCGTCATGACGCACGGCGACCGGCAGCCCGTGTACGAGGAACAACGTCGGATCCTGACCGAACTGCTCGACGCACTCGCGGCGAGCGGCAGCGCCGACCTCGAGCCGGGGTTCGCCGCTGACTGGCGTGCCGCGAGCGATGACGACGGTCGGCTGCGTGCCGTGGTGGACCAGGTCGCGAGCCTCACCGACCAGGGGGCGCTCGCCTGGCACAAGCGGCTCGTCGTCGGCGAGCACGAGGCCGTCCACATCCCCGTCTGA